Proteins from a genomic interval of Euwallacea fornicatus isolate EFF26 chromosome 1, ASM4011564v1, whole genome shotgun sequence:
- the LOC136342808 gene encoding uncharacterized protein has product MKTAHVPTRLVGKPRPQQQRQYHDGTACQEAVPVALRRSGECRMTTQWYPRNFVPGIIIEPLLLPVPMKQPQLQGSKTMRFVTVFEPTLVLVLFLLGISEFRTSRNQRDTHKSPTHLRFVGRRSFLSNS; this is encoded by the exons ATGAAAACGGCCCACGTGCCTACTCGGCTCGTGGGAAAACCACGCCCCCAGCAGCAACGACAGTACCACGATGGTACCGCGTGCCAAGAAGCTGTACCGGTCGCACTCCGCAGGAGCGGAGAATGCAGGATGACGACGCAGTGGTACCCTCGCAATTTTGTACCAGGAATAATAATAGAACCTCTATTGTTGCCGGTACCCATG AAACAGCCGCAACTGCAGGGATCGAAAACGATGCGGTTCGTGACGGTATTCGAGCCAACTTTGGTGttggttttgtttttgttgggAATTTCTGAATTTCGAACATCACGAAACCAGCGGGACACCCACAAATCCCCGACCCATCTTCGGTTCGTGGGACGTAGGTCTTTCCTTTCTAACAGCTAA
- the LOC136342804 gene encoding protein hairy-like, whose product MITTTVQPIVSGGTATSVPASVVQPNPAVTPVNGEGSSGQHSAMESAASPVGAATRGTRVSDNRRSNKPIMEKRRRARINNCLNELKTLILDAMKKDPARHSKLEKADILEMTVKYLQNLQMRPPQTVFNVSEPSAMGKFRSGFTECASEVGRFPDVDPVIKRKLLQHLANHLTQTCKVQETPQVQVHILPNPQRSPEQQVPQSGIIWTNLGTNGSGPGMQLVSTRLPNGDLALVLPASAQNHQPISSSQVPLLVPIVPERSASAVSAASSSSYSPSNSPDPVDSMYCTTQQKPLSLVVRKSEHYEENDNGETGGPWRPW is encoded by the exons ATGATTACTACTACCGTCCAGCCGATTGTGTCTGGTGGTACTGCTACCAGTGTTCCTGCTAGTGTGGTGCAGCCGAACCCGGCGGTTACGCCGGTAAATGGCGAAGGAAGTAGTGGACAGCATAGTGCCATGGAGAGTGCAGCAAGTCCTGTCGGTGCCGCTACTAGGGGTACCAGGGTCAGCGATAATCGAAGG AGCAACAAGCCGATAATGGAGAAGAGGCGCAGGGCGAGGATCAACAACTGCCTCAACGAGCTCAAGACTTTGATACTGGATGCAATGAAGAAAGAC CCTGCCCGTCACTCCAAACTCGAAAAAGCTGACATTCTGGAAATGACAGTGAAATACCTCCAAAACCTCCAGATGCGACCACCGCAAACCGTTTTCAATGTCTCGGAACCATCAGCCATGGGTAAGTTCCGATCTGGCTTCACGGAATGCGCCTCTGAAGTAGGCCGATTCCCTGACGTGGACCCCGTTATCAAACGCAAACTTTTACAACACCTGGCGAACCATCTCACTCAAACGTGCAAAGTACAGGAAACACCTCAAGTCCAAGTTCATATTCTCCCGAATCCTCAACGATCCCCAGAACAGCAAGTACCTCAATCGGGGATCATTTGGACTAATCTTGGGACTAATGGTAGCGGACCTGGAATGCAACTGGTATCTACACGCCTCCCCAATGGAGATTTGGCATTAGTGTTACCAGCTTCTGCACAGAACCATCAGCCCATTTCGTCATCACAGGTGCCTCTACTAGTACCGATAGTTCCTGAGCGTAGTGCTAGTGCGGTTTCTGCAGCTTCCTCTTCCAGTTATAGTCCGAGTAACAGTCCAGATCCTGTGGACTCCATGTATTGTACCACCCAACAGAAACCATTGTCTTTGGTGGTGAGAAAATCTGAGCACTATGAGGAGAATGATAATGGGGAGACGGGTGGCCCCTGGAGGCCTTGGTAA